AGCTCGGCGTACCGATCCTCGGGGCGATCGAGTCTCCGGGAACGACCGAAGGTGGGGACCTGGTCTGGCTCGATGAGACGACGTTGCTCGTGGGCGAAGGCTATCGGACGAATGCCTCCGGCATCGAACAGCTCGACGCCTTGTTGGCGCCCCACGGGATTCGGGTCTTGAGCTCGTCTCTCCCTCACGGCCCTGGCCCGGCGGGGTGTCTTCACCTCATGTCGCTCTTGAGCCTTCTCGACGAGCGTACCGCCCTCGTTGACTTGCCGTGGCTCAGCGTTCCGACCGTGCAAGAGCTCGAACGGCGCCGATTCGAGCTCATCCCCATCGAGCCTTCGGAGCGAGAGAGCCTCGCCGTCAACGTGCTCGCTCTGGGAGATCGCAAGCTTCTGGCGCTCGCCGAGAATGAGAAGACCAACCGGCGGATGATGGATGCCGGATTCGAGGTCCTAACCTTTCCGGGCGCGGAAATCTGCTTGAACGGCTCGGGCGGGCCGACCTGCCTTACCCGTCCATTCCTTCGAGGCTAATCCGATATGAAGATCGCTCGGATTGCGATTCTCGTCGCCCTGATTCTCGTGGGCCTTTACATCGTGACCTCGACCTCGAAGCTCGGCAAGGTGAGCTGCGAAGTCTGCATGGAGTTCCGCGGCGAATCCGTTTGTCGCACCGCTAGTGGTGTCTCGCTCGAAGAAGCGATCGACACCGCCAGGAACAACGCCTGTGCCCAAATCGCGAGAGGCCGCACCGAGAGCATCCTGTGCGGCGGCTCGGAGCCGACGAGCGTCCAATGCG
This region of Vicinamibacteria bacterium genomic DNA includes:
- a CDS encoding arginine deiminase family protein produces the protein LGVPILGAIESPGTTEGGDLVWLDETTLLVGEGYRTNASGIEQLDALLAPHGIRVLSSSLPHGPGPAGCLHLMSLLSLLDERTALVDLPWLSVPTVQELERRRFELIPIEPSERESLAVNVLALGDRKLLALAENEKTNRRMMDAGFEVLTFPGAEICLNGSGGPTCLTRPFLRG